A genomic segment from Lignipirellula cremea encodes:
- a CDS encoding glycosyltransferase, with amino-acid sequence MSTPAPGLNVAAPAVSVLTAILAPDPVHFRSTVESVLGQTYTDFEYVVVEDPSPASAGAILADYPDPRIRHFRNAERTSLLAQRNKALEMARGEFIAWIDGDDECAPQRLAAQVKFLREHPEVDLVGSQLTYIDETGKTLGRRDYPLSHSAIVRQMPRLNPLAHSCVMARRQTMLDAGGYAFDAYRGCEDYELWCRMATQGRGFANLPERLIRYRIHPGQFKSQSLRDTIKGTLAIKRMHYPRDYSPLSLLRATAERGLLCLPPSWVLRLFLRLQR; translated from the coding sequence ATGTCGACCCCAGCCCCCGGCTTGAACGTCGCCGCCCCGGCCGTGTCGGTGCTCACGGCGATCCTGGCCCCCGATCCGGTGCACTTTCGCAGTACGGTCGAGAGCGTGCTGGGCCAAACCTATACGGATTTTGAGTACGTGGTGGTCGAAGATCCGTCACCAGCGTCGGCCGGGGCGATCCTGGCCGATTACCCCGACCCGCGGATCCGCCATTTCCGGAATGCGGAGCGTACTTCGCTGTTGGCGCAGCGGAATAAAGCGCTCGAAATGGCCCGCGGCGAATTCATCGCCTGGATTGATGGCGACGACGAGTGCGCCCCGCAGCGACTGGCCGCCCAGGTGAAATTCCTGCGTGAGCATCCCGAAGTTGACCTGGTCGGATCGCAACTGACCTACATCGACGAGACCGGGAAGACGCTCGGCCGCCGCGATTATCCGCTGTCGCACTCCGCGATCGTCCGCCAGATGCCGCGGTTGAATCCGCTCGCCCATTCCTGCGTCATGGCCCGCCGCCAGACCATGCTCGACGCCGGCGGCTATGCGTTTGATGCGTATCGCGGCTGCGAAGATTACGAACTTTGGTGCCGCATGGCGACCCAGGGCCGCGGCTTTGCCAACCTGCCGGAACGCCTGATCCGCTACCGCATTCACCCCGGGCAATTCAAGTCGCAATCCTTGCGCGATACGATCAAAGGCACGCTGGCGATCAAACGCATGCACTACCCCCGCGACTATTCCCCGCTGTCGCTGCTGCGGGCGACGGCAGAACGCGGCCTGCTCTGCCTGCCGCCCTCCTGGGTGCTGCGACTGTTTCTCAGGCTGCAGAGGTAG
- a CDS encoding cofactor-independent phosphoglycerate mutase — MKYAIIIPDGCADEPQESLQGKTPLQAAQIPAMDAVVQAGLVGRANNVPAHLPPGSDVANLSLLGYDPNTYFTGRAPLEAAAQGIDLGPEDWAIRCNLVTVQDQVMKDFTAGHISTEEATVLLAAAQEALSDPRLEFVPGVSYRNLLLYRGAGQPAPFTMETRTTPPHDLTDKSVSDDFPRGAGSAMLNELMAESMALFAEHPINQARLAQGKLPATNIWLWGLGKTPSLTPFFDLHGKHGKMITAVDLLRGLAALIGWERIEVPGATGYTDTDYAAKGRYAIDALDTTDIICVHVEATDEASHEGDVAGKIAGLEQIDQHIVAPLHAALKARGDYRILVTPDHPTPLRTKTHSHGYVPFAMAGSGVEVDAAQTYDEVTAGASPHEFLEGCQLMSFFLGE, encoded by the coding sequence ATGAAATACGCCATCATTATTCCCGACGGCTGCGCCGACGAACCGCAAGAGTCGCTGCAGGGGAAAACGCCCCTCCAGGCGGCTCAGATTCCCGCCATGGACGCCGTCGTTCAGGCCGGCCTGGTCGGCCGCGCCAACAATGTGCCGGCCCACCTGCCCCCCGGTTCCGATGTGGCCAATCTCAGCCTGCTGGGCTACGACCCCAACACCTATTTCACGGGGCGCGCCCCGCTGGAAGCGGCCGCCCAGGGGATCGACCTGGGTCCCGAGGACTGGGCCATCCGCTGCAACCTGGTGACGGTCCAGGACCAGGTGATGAAAGATTTCACCGCCGGCCATATCTCCACCGAAGAAGCGACCGTGCTGCTGGCGGCCGCGCAAGAAGCTCTCTCCGATCCGCGACTGGAGTTTGTCCCTGGTGTCAGCTACCGCAACCTGCTGCTGTACCGCGGGGCGGGACAGCCGGCCCCGTTTACGATGGAAACCCGCACCACGCCGCCGCACGATCTGACCGACAAGTCCGTCTCCGACGACTTCCCCCGGGGCGCCGGCAGCGCCATGCTGAACGAACTGATGGCGGAAAGCATGGCCCTCTTTGCCGAGCATCCCATCAACCAGGCCCGCCTGGCCCAGGGGAAACTGCCGGCCACCAACATCTGGTTATGGGGGCTGGGAAAAACGCCCAGCTTGACGCCCTTCTTTGACCTGCATGGCAAGCACGGGAAGATGATCACGGCCGTCGACCTGCTCCGCGGGCTGGCCGCCCTGATCGGCTGGGAACGGATCGAAGTGCCCGGCGCCACCGGCTACACGGATACCGATTACGCCGCCAAGGGACGTTACGCGATTGACGCCCTGGATACGACCGACATCATTTGCGTGCATGTGGAAGCTACCGACGAAGCCTCGCACGAAGGCGACGTCGCCGGCAAGATCGCCGGGCTGGAACAGATCGACCAGCACATTGTGGCGCCGCTTCACGCCGCCTTGAAAGCCCGGGGCGACTACCGCATTCTGGTCACGCCCGACCATCCGACTCCGCTGCGGACCAAGACCCACAGCCACGGCTATGTGCCGTTCGCCATGGCCGGCTCCGGGGTCGAAGTCGATGCAGCGCAAACGTACGACGAAGTCACCGCCGGCGCCTCGCCGCATGAATTCCTGGAAGGCTGCCAGCTGATGAGCTTCTTCCTGGGCGAATAA